The proteins below are encoded in one region of Takifugu rubripes chromosome 1, fTakRub1.2, whole genome shotgun sequence:
- the dcaf6 gene encoding DDB1- and CUL4-associated factor 6 isoform X2 — protein sequence MSSSGNLVWDVNKRLIGYNEPNNIRTNYLRRSEFVQRLKLEATLNVHDGCVNTICWNDTGEYILSGSDDTFLVISSPYNKKVKQSIRSGHRTNIFSAKFMPNTNGKEIVSCSGDGIIFYTHTEKSPEYNRQCQFTCHYGTAYEIMTVPNDPYTFLSCGEDGTVRWFDLRTKTSCTKEDCKDDILINCRRAATSISISPLVPYYLAVGCSDSSVRIYDRRMLGTRATGNYTGRGTTGMCVRFVPTHLSNKSCRVTSLCYSEDGQEVLVSYSSDYIYLFDPKDDQARELKGPSEERREELRQPPVKRLRLRGDWSDTGPRARPESERERDGEQSPNVSLMQRMSDMLSRWFEEASEAQSSRGTRPQTRPRGTAVHPEGTPHPSSAQAGGSSQDSSQPPAASGVNAPEPPPDPLTATMPKSTSSSSLGSFSTVTATPPPSSASVEATGLSSTSVPSAPDSDQRSQLEGSGTSTSTPPSSSERALSEYGPHRLPISLVCRRLQRLLQLADPPGRGPRARPSSSATPDRQSQRAAPAAAGAETQAHTDSPSSVVNKQLGSMTLDEQQEAANSSPAKPASVPDSSIPSSSSSSSSSTTTSRTSTAEPVLSLHYSSEGTTTSTIKLDFTDEWSSNPSGSLSGGLPKASPAVAAQSRESSASEQGFPSAPCESSGQRRETASVTEQQCDASCSSDVGSPSVSSSAARSFQGGSRASAATEITEPEAAEETSGDCRRSEPTEQAAGGDKRQPARGTQDSDDSDDDPILIPPSRFRGQGQRLNSRGSAVGDRMIRRSAAARIQELFRRRKERREMEESETQNIRRPSVKMVYKGHRNSRTMIKESCFWGNNFVMSGSDCGHIFIWDRHTAEHLMLLEADNHVVNCLQPHPYDPILASSGIDYDIKIWSPLEASPSFNRALAHEVITRNELMLEETRNTITVPASFMLRMLASLNHIRSDRLEGDRSEGSGQENDDEQ from the exons ATGTCCTCCTCCGGAAACCTGGTTTGGGATGTAAATAAACGCTTGATCGGATACAACGAGCCTAACAACATCAGGACCAACTATTTAA gGAGAAGTGAGTTTGTCCAGCGGCTGAAACTTGAGGCGACACTGAATGTACACGATGGCTGT gTCAACACGATTTGCTGGAATGACACTGGCGAATACATCCTCTCGGGGTCAGACGACACCTTTTTGGTCATCAGTAGCCCATATAACAAAAAG GTCAAACAGTCAATACGCTCAGGTCACCGAACAAACATCTTCAGCGCAAAGTTCATGCCCAACACAAACGGAAAGGAGATCGTCTCCTGCTCCGGAGACGGCATCATCTTCTACACCCACACCGAGAAGAGTCCAGAGTACAACAGACAGTGTCAGTTCACCTGTCATTACGGAACAGCTTATGAG ATTATGACGGTACCAAATGATCCTTACACGTTCCTGTCCTGCGGGGAAGACGGCACGGTGCGATGGTTCGACCTTCGTACGAAGACCAGCTGCACTAAAGAGGACTGCAAAGAT gatATCTTGATAAACTGTCGAAGAGCAGCCACTTCGATATCCATTTCGCCTTTGGTGCCGTACTACCTGGCTGTGGGCTGCTCCGATAGCTCAGTGCGCATCTACGACAGACGCATGCTGGGAACCAGAGCAACAG GGAACTACACGGGTCGGGGAACGACAGGCATGTGCGTGAGGTTTGTTCCCACTCACTTGTCCAACAAGTCGTGTCGCGTCACTTCCCTCTGCTACAGCGAGGACGGTCAGGAGGTGCTGGTCAGCTACTCCTCCGATTACATCTACCTGTTCGACCCCAAAGATGACCAGGCCAGAGAGCTAAAGGGTCcgtctgaggagaggagggaagag CTCAGGCAGCCTCCAGTGAAGCGCCTCCGTCTAAGAGGTGACTGGTCTGACACAGGACCCCGAGCTCGCcctgagagtgagagagagagagacg GAGAGCAGAGTCCAAATGTGTCTCTGATGCAGAGGATGTCAGACATGCTGTCACGCTGGTTTGAGGAGGCAAGTGaggctcagagcagcagaggaactcGACCTCAAACACGACCCAGAG GAACGGCTGTCCACCCAGAGGGAACACCACATCCTTCATCTGCTCAAGCCGGCGGCTCCAGCCAGGACTCCAGCCAGCCTCCGGCGGCCTCAGGAGTGAATGCTCCAGAGCCCCCCCCTGATCCACTAACTGCCACAATGCCTAagtccacctcctcttcctccttgggGTCATTCTCTACAGTCACAGCAACTCCACCTCCCAGCTCAGCCTCAGTGGAGGCTACAGGACTTTCCTCCACATCTGTCCCCTCTGCACCCGACTCAGATCAGAGAAGCCAGCTTGAAGGTAGTGGGACCTCcacatccacccccccatcctcctcagAACGTGCTCTCTCAG AGTATGGTCCTCATCGCCTGCCCATAAGCTTAGTGTGTAGGCGTTTGCAGAGGTTACTCCAGCTGGCCGACCCTCCTGGAAGGGGTCCGCGAGCccgcccctcttcctctgccacCCCTGACAGACAGAGCCAaagagctgctcctgctgccgctgGTGCAGAGACACAAGCACATACAG ATTCCCCCTCGTCTGTGGTAAACAAGCAGCTAGGATCCATGACTCTTGATGAACAGCAGG AAGCTGCCAATTCATCTCCTGCTAAGCCTGCTTCTGTACCAGACAGCAgcatcccctcctcctcctcctcctcctcctcctccaccaccaccagtcgCACCAGTACAGCCGAGCCAGTCCTCAGCCTACACTATAGCTCAGAGGgaaccaccaccagcaccatcaaGTTGGACTTCACTGACGAGTG GAGCAGTAACCCGTCCGGTTCTCTGAGTGGTGGACTACCCAAAGCAAGCCCGGCAGTGGCTGCGCAGAGCCGGGAGAGTTCAGCGTCAGAGCAAG GGTTCCCCTCAGCGCCCTGCGAGTCCTCAGGGCAGCGGCGTGAGACGGCCTCCGTGACAGAGCAGCAGTGTGACGCCTCCTGCTCCAGTGACGTTGGCAGCCCGTCTGTTTCGAGCTCGGCCGCGAGATCCTTCCAGGGAGGGTCTAGGGCTTCTGCAGCAACGGAGATAACGGAACCAGAAGctgctgaggaaacatcaggagACTGCAGGAGGTCAGAGCCCACAGAGCAGGCAGCAGGGGGGGACAAGCGCCAGCCTGCTCGAGGCACGCAGGACTCTGACGACAGCGATGATGATCCCATTCTCATTCCCCCCTCCAGGTTCagaggacagggacagag ATTAAATTCCAGAGGATCTGCAGTAGGCGATAGGATGATCAG GCGCTCGGCAGCTGCTCGCATTCAGGAGCTCTTTcgcaggaggaaagagagacgagagatggaggagagcgaGACCCAGAACATCAGGAGGCCCTCGGTCAAAAtggtctacaaaggccaccggAATTCCAGGACTATG ATTAAGGAGTCGTGTTTTTGGGGCAACAACTTCGTAATGAGTGGTTCTGACTGTGGCCACATCTTCATCTGGGACAGACACACTGCAGAGCACCTCATGCTCCTGGAGGCAGACAACCATGTGGTCaactgtctgcagccacacCCCTACGACCCCA TTCTTGCTTCTTCAGGGATAGACTATGATATCAAGATTTGGTCGCCACTGGAAGCGTCTCCATCTTTCAACCGAGCACTTGCCCACGAG GTTATAACCCGGAACGAGCTGATGTTAGAAGAAACCAGAAACACAATCACAGTCCCAGCCTCCTTCATGCTCCGAATGCTGGCCTCCCTCAATCACATCAGATCAG
- the dcaf6 gene encoding DDB1- and CUL4-associated factor 6 isoform X4 — MSSSGNLVWDVNKRLIGYNEPNNIRTNYLRRSEFVQRLKLEATLNVHDGCVNTICWNDTGEYILSGSDDTFLVISSPYNKKVKQSIRSGHRTNIFSAKFMPNTNGKEIVSCSGDGIIFYTHTEKSPEYNRQCQFTCHYGTAYEIMTVPNDPYTFLSCGEDGTVRWFDLRTKTSCTKEDCKDDILINCRRAATSISISPLVPYYLAVGCSDSSVRIYDRRMLGTRATGNYTGRGTTGMCVRFVPTHLSNKSCRVTSLCYSEDGQEVLVSYSSDYIYLFDPKDDQARELKGPSEERREELRQPPVKRLRLRGDWSDTGPRARPESERERDGEQSPNVSLMQRMSDMLSRWFEEASEAQSSRGTRPQTRPRGTAVHPEGTPHPSSAQAGGSSQDSSQPPAASGVNAPEPPPDPLTATMPKSTSSSSLGSFSTVTATPPPSSASVEATGLSSTSVPSAPDSDQRSQLEGSGTSTSTPPSSSERALSEYGPHRLPISLVCRRLQRLLQLADPPGRGPRARPSSSATPDRQSQRAAPAAADSPSSVVNKQLGSMTLDEQQEAANSSPAKPASVPDSSIPSSSSSSSSSTTTSRTSTAEPVLSLHYSSEGTTTSTIKLDFTDEWSSNPSGSLSGGLPKASPAVAAQSRESSASEQGFPSAPCESSGQRRETASVTEQQCDASCSSDVGSPSVSSSAARSFQGGSRASAATEITEPEAAEETSGDCRRSEPTEQAAGGDKRQPARGTQDSDDSDDDPILIPPSRFRGQGQRLNSRGSAVGDRMIRRSAAARIQELFRRRKERREMEESETQNIRRPSVKMVYKGHRNSRTMIKESCFWGNNFVMSGSDCGHIFIWDRHTAEHLMLLEADNHVVNCLQPHPYDPILASSGIDYDIKIWSPLEASPSFNRALAHEVITRNELMLEETRNTITVPASFMLRMLASLNHIRSDRLEGDRSEGSGQENDDEQ; from the exons ATGTCCTCCTCCGGAAACCTGGTTTGGGATGTAAATAAACGCTTGATCGGATACAACGAGCCTAACAACATCAGGACCAACTATTTAA gGAGAAGTGAGTTTGTCCAGCGGCTGAAACTTGAGGCGACACTGAATGTACACGATGGCTGT gTCAACACGATTTGCTGGAATGACACTGGCGAATACATCCTCTCGGGGTCAGACGACACCTTTTTGGTCATCAGTAGCCCATATAACAAAAAG GTCAAACAGTCAATACGCTCAGGTCACCGAACAAACATCTTCAGCGCAAAGTTCATGCCCAACACAAACGGAAAGGAGATCGTCTCCTGCTCCGGAGACGGCATCATCTTCTACACCCACACCGAGAAGAGTCCAGAGTACAACAGACAGTGTCAGTTCACCTGTCATTACGGAACAGCTTATGAG ATTATGACGGTACCAAATGATCCTTACACGTTCCTGTCCTGCGGGGAAGACGGCACGGTGCGATGGTTCGACCTTCGTACGAAGACCAGCTGCACTAAAGAGGACTGCAAAGAT gatATCTTGATAAACTGTCGAAGAGCAGCCACTTCGATATCCATTTCGCCTTTGGTGCCGTACTACCTGGCTGTGGGCTGCTCCGATAGCTCAGTGCGCATCTACGACAGACGCATGCTGGGAACCAGAGCAACAG GGAACTACACGGGTCGGGGAACGACAGGCATGTGCGTGAGGTTTGTTCCCACTCACTTGTCCAACAAGTCGTGTCGCGTCACTTCCCTCTGCTACAGCGAGGACGGTCAGGAGGTGCTGGTCAGCTACTCCTCCGATTACATCTACCTGTTCGACCCCAAAGATGACCAGGCCAGAGAGCTAAAGGGTCcgtctgaggagaggagggaagag CTCAGGCAGCCTCCAGTGAAGCGCCTCCGTCTAAGAGGTGACTGGTCTGACACAGGACCCCGAGCTCGCcctgagagtgagagagagagagacg GAGAGCAGAGTCCAAATGTGTCTCTGATGCAGAGGATGTCAGACATGCTGTCACGCTGGTTTGAGGAGGCAAGTGaggctcagagcagcagaggaactcGACCTCAAACACGACCCAGAG GAACGGCTGTCCACCCAGAGGGAACACCACATCCTTCATCTGCTCAAGCCGGCGGCTCCAGCCAGGACTCCAGCCAGCCTCCGGCGGCCTCAGGAGTGAATGCTCCAGAGCCCCCCCCTGATCCACTAACTGCCACAATGCCTAagtccacctcctcttcctccttgggGTCATTCTCTACAGTCACAGCAACTCCACCTCCCAGCTCAGCCTCAGTGGAGGCTACAGGACTTTCCTCCACATCTGTCCCCTCTGCACCCGACTCAGATCAGAGAAGCCAGCTTGAAGGTAGTGGGACCTCcacatccacccccccatcctcctcagAACGTGCTCTCTCAG AGTATGGTCCTCATCGCCTGCCCATAAGCTTAGTGTGTAGGCGTTTGCAGAGGTTACTCCAGCTGGCCGACCCTCCTGGAAGGGGTCCGCGAGCccgcccctcttcctctgccacCCCTGACAGACAGAGCCAaagagctgctcctgctgccgctg ATTCCCCCTCGTCTGTGGTAAACAAGCAGCTAGGATCCATGACTCTTGATGAACAGCAGG AAGCTGCCAATTCATCTCCTGCTAAGCCTGCTTCTGTACCAGACAGCAgcatcccctcctcctcctcctcctcctcctcctccaccaccaccagtcgCACCAGTACAGCCGAGCCAGTCCTCAGCCTACACTATAGCTCAGAGGgaaccaccaccagcaccatcaaGTTGGACTTCACTGACGAGTG GAGCAGTAACCCGTCCGGTTCTCTGAGTGGTGGACTACCCAAAGCAAGCCCGGCAGTGGCTGCGCAGAGCCGGGAGAGTTCAGCGTCAGAGCAAG GGTTCCCCTCAGCGCCCTGCGAGTCCTCAGGGCAGCGGCGTGAGACGGCCTCCGTGACAGAGCAGCAGTGTGACGCCTCCTGCTCCAGTGACGTTGGCAGCCCGTCTGTTTCGAGCTCGGCCGCGAGATCCTTCCAGGGAGGGTCTAGGGCTTCTGCAGCAACGGAGATAACGGAACCAGAAGctgctgaggaaacatcaggagACTGCAGGAGGTCAGAGCCCACAGAGCAGGCAGCAGGGGGGGACAAGCGCCAGCCTGCTCGAGGCACGCAGGACTCTGACGACAGCGATGATGATCCCATTCTCATTCCCCCCTCCAGGTTCagaggacagggacagag ATTAAATTCCAGAGGATCTGCAGTAGGCGATAGGATGATCAG GCGCTCGGCAGCTGCTCGCATTCAGGAGCTCTTTcgcaggaggaaagagagacgagagatggaggagagcgaGACCCAGAACATCAGGAGGCCCTCGGTCAAAAtggtctacaaaggccaccggAATTCCAGGACTATG ATTAAGGAGTCGTGTTTTTGGGGCAACAACTTCGTAATGAGTGGTTCTGACTGTGGCCACATCTTCATCTGGGACAGACACACTGCAGAGCACCTCATGCTCCTGGAGGCAGACAACCATGTGGTCaactgtctgcagccacacCCCTACGACCCCA TTCTTGCTTCTTCAGGGATAGACTATGATATCAAGATTTGGTCGCCACTGGAAGCGTCTCCATCTTTCAACCGAGCACTTGCCCACGAG GTTATAACCCGGAACGAGCTGATGTTAGAAGAAACCAGAAACACAATCACAGTCCCAGCCTCCTTCATGCTCCGAATGCTGGCCTCCCTCAATCACATCAGATCAG
- the dcaf6 gene encoding DDB1- and CUL4-associated factor 6 isoform X5 gives MSSSGNLVWDVNKRLIGYNEPNNIRTNYLRRSEFVQRLKLEATLNVHDGCVNTICWNDTGEYILSGSDDTFLVISSPYNKKVKQSIRSGHRTNIFSAKFMPNTNGKEIVSCSGDGIIFYTHTEKSPEYNRQCQFTCHYGTAYEIMTVPNDPYTFLSCGEDGTVRWFDLRTKTSCTKEDCKDDILINCRRAATSISISPLVPYYLAVGCSDSSVRIYDRRMLGTRATGNYTGRGTTGMCVRFVPTHLSNKSCRVTSLCYSEDGQEVLVSYSSDYIYLFDPKDDQARELKGPSEERREELRQPPVKRLRLRGDWSDTGPRARPESERERDGEQSPNVSLMQRMSDMLSRWFEEASEAQSSRGTRPQTRPRGTAVHPEGTPHPSSAQAGGSSQDSSQPPAASGVNAPEPPPDPLTATMPKSTSSSSLGSFSTVTATPPPSSASVEATGLSSTSVPSAPDSDQRSQLEGSGTSTSTPPSSSERALSEYGPHRLPISLVCRRLQRLLQLADPPGRGPRARPSSSATPDRQSQRAAPAAAGAETQAHTDSPSSVVNKQLGSMTLDEQQAEAANSSPAKPASVPDSSIPSSSSSSSSSTTTSRTSTAEPVLSLHYSSEGTTTSTIKLDFTDEWSSNPSGSLSGGLPKASPAVAAQSRESSASEQGFPSAPCESSGQRRETASVTEQQCDASCSSDVGSPSVSSSAARSFQGGSRASAATEITEPEAAEETSGDCRRSEPTEQAAGGDKRQPARGTQDSDDSDDDPILIPPSRFRGQGQRRSAAARIQELFRRRKERREMEESETQNIRRPSVKMVYKGHRNSRTMIKESCFWGNNFVMSGSDCGHIFIWDRHTAEHLMLLEADNHVVNCLQPHPYDPILASSGIDYDIKIWSPLEASPSFNRALAHEVITRNELMLEETRNTITVPASFMLRMLASLNHIRSDRLEGDRSEGSGQENDDEQ, from the exons ATGTCCTCCTCCGGAAACCTGGTTTGGGATGTAAATAAACGCTTGATCGGATACAACGAGCCTAACAACATCAGGACCAACTATTTAA gGAGAAGTGAGTTTGTCCAGCGGCTGAAACTTGAGGCGACACTGAATGTACACGATGGCTGT gTCAACACGATTTGCTGGAATGACACTGGCGAATACATCCTCTCGGGGTCAGACGACACCTTTTTGGTCATCAGTAGCCCATATAACAAAAAG GTCAAACAGTCAATACGCTCAGGTCACCGAACAAACATCTTCAGCGCAAAGTTCATGCCCAACACAAACGGAAAGGAGATCGTCTCCTGCTCCGGAGACGGCATCATCTTCTACACCCACACCGAGAAGAGTCCAGAGTACAACAGACAGTGTCAGTTCACCTGTCATTACGGAACAGCTTATGAG ATTATGACGGTACCAAATGATCCTTACACGTTCCTGTCCTGCGGGGAAGACGGCACGGTGCGATGGTTCGACCTTCGTACGAAGACCAGCTGCACTAAAGAGGACTGCAAAGAT gatATCTTGATAAACTGTCGAAGAGCAGCCACTTCGATATCCATTTCGCCTTTGGTGCCGTACTACCTGGCTGTGGGCTGCTCCGATAGCTCAGTGCGCATCTACGACAGACGCATGCTGGGAACCAGAGCAACAG GGAACTACACGGGTCGGGGAACGACAGGCATGTGCGTGAGGTTTGTTCCCACTCACTTGTCCAACAAGTCGTGTCGCGTCACTTCCCTCTGCTACAGCGAGGACGGTCAGGAGGTGCTGGTCAGCTACTCCTCCGATTACATCTACCTGTTCGACCCCAAAGATGACCAGGCCAGAGAGCTAAAGGGTCcgtctgaggagaggagggaagag CTCAGGCAGCCTCCAGTGAAGCGCCTCCGTCTAAGAGGTGACTGGTCTGACACAGGACCCCGAGCTCGCcctgagagtgagagagagagagacg GAGAGCAGAGTCCAAATGTGTCTCTGATGCAGAGGATGTCAGACATGCTGTCACGCTGGTTTGAGGAGGCAAGTGaggctcagagcagcagaggaactcGACCTCAAACACGACCCAGAG GAACGGCTGTCCACCCAGAGGGAACACCACATCCTTCATCTGCTCAAGCCGGCGGCTCCAGCCAGGACTCCAGCCAGCCTCCGGCGGCCTCAGGAGTGAATGCTCCAGAGCCCCCCCCTGATCCACTAACTGCCACAATGCCTAagtccacctcctcttcctccttgggGTCATTCTCTACAGTCACAGCAACTCCACCTCCCAGCTCAGCCTCAGTGGAGGCTACAGGACTTTCCTCCACATCTGTCCCCTCTGCACCCGACTCAGATCAGAGAAGCCAGCTTGAAGGTAGTGGGACCTCcacatccacccccccatcctcctcagAACGTGCTCTCTCAG AGTATGGTCCTCATCGCCTGCCCATAAGCTTAGTGTGTAGGCGTTTGCAGAGGTTACTCCAGCTGGCCGACCCTCCTGGAAGGGGTCCGCGAGCccgcccctcttcctctgccacCCCTGACAGACAGAGCCAaagagctgctcctgctgccgctgGTGCAGAGACACAAGCACATACAG ATTCCCCCTCGTCTGTGGTAAACAAGCAGCTAGGATCCATGACTCTTGATGAACAGCAGG CAGAAGCTGCCAATTCATCTCCTGCTAAGCCTGCTTCTGTACCAGACAGCAgcatcccctcctcctcctcctcctcctcctcctccaccaccaccagtcgCACCAGTACAGCCGAGCCAGTCCTCAGCCTACACTATAGCTCAGAGGgaaccaccaccagcaccatcaaGTTGGACTTCACTGACGAGTG GAGCAGTAACCCGTCCGGTTCTCTGAGTGGTGGACTACCCAAAGCAAGCCCGGCAGTGGCTGCGCAGAGCCGGGAGAGTTCAGCGTCAGAGCAAG GGTTCCCCTCAGCGCCCTGCGAGTCCTCAGGGCAGCGGCGTGAGACGGCCTCCGTGACAGAGCAGCAGTGTGACGCCTCCTGCTCCAGTGACGTTGGCAGCCCGTCTGTTTCGAGCTCGGCCGCGAGATCCTTCCAGGGAGGGTCTAGGGCTTCTGCAGCAACGGAGATAACGGAACCAGAAGctgctgaggaaacatcaggagACTGCAGGAGGTCAGAGCCCACAGAGCAGGCAGCAGGGGGGGACAAGCGCCAGCCTGCTCGAGGCACGCAGGACTCTGACGACAGCGATGATGATCCCATTCTCATTCCCCCCTCCAGGTTCagaggacagggacagag GCGCTCGGCAGCTGCTCGCATTCAGGAGCTCTTTcgcaggaggaaagagagacgagagatggaggagagcgaGACCCAGAACATCAGGAGGCCCTCGGTCAAAAtggtctacaaaggccaccggAATTCCAGGACTATG ATTAAGGAGTCGTGTTTTTGGGGCAACAACTTCGTAATGAGTGGTTCTGACTGTGGCCACATCTTCATCTGGGACAGACACACTGCAGAGCACCTCATGCTCCTGGAGGCAGACAACCATGTGGTCaactgtctgcagccacacCCCTACGACCCCA TTCTTGCTTCTTCAGGGATAGACTATGATATCAAGATTTGGTCGCCACTGGAAGCGTCTCCATCTTTCAACCGAGCACTTGCCCACGAG GTTATAACCCGGAACGAGCTGATGTTAGAAGAAACCAGAAACACAATCACAGTCCCAGCCTCCTTCATGCTCCGAATGCTGGCCTCCCTCAATCACATCAGATCAG